In Porites lutea chromosome 9, jaPorLute2.1, whole genome shotgun sequence, a single window of DNA contains:
- the LOC140947804 gene encoding uncharacterized protein — MKSAKEILASLRREPFSLETDEKLGNHRVVIEARAGTLPLKVVETFLCEQYHIVAADTRSMEHLVSRFEGNDVIREYFKYFYEGEKLAHGKLLAMAQTMGLSDSNLENYEPQANAQGYPSYLCRLAHYGEAPQIAAAVAVNFPAFGQMCLALEDALKKNYKMQEEDLDFLRFFGAGNLDEGAMKVIEAYHANDKGKLNEIEYKDIRRAVRLLQAYEVMFWDSVYDSST; from the coding sequence ATGAAATCTGCGAAAGAAATTCTTGCTTCTCTACGAAGGGAACCATTTTCTCTCGAGACTGACGAGAAACTGGGAAATCATCGTGTAGTCATAGAGGCTAGAGCTGGTACACTTCCTCTCAAAGTCGTGGAAACATTTCTCTGTGAACAGTACCACATCGTAGCAGCCGACACTCGCAGCATGGAACACTTGGTCTCTAGGTTCGAAGGCAATGATGTTATCCGCGAGTACTTCAAGTATTTTTATGAAGGAGAAAAACTGGCCCACGGAAAACTTCTAGCCATGGCACAAACTATGGGACTTTCCGATTCGAATCTTGAGAACTACGAGCCTCAAGCCAATGCCCAGGGATATCCTTCCTATCTTTGTCGCTTAGCTCATTATGGAGAAGCCCCACAAATCGCAGCGGCTGTGGCGGTCAATTTCCCCGCTTTTGGTCAAATGTGTTTGGCTCTGGAAGATGCTTtgaagaaaaactacaaaatgcAAGAGGAAGACCTGGATTTTCTTCGCTTCTTTGGGGCTGGTAACCTTGATGAAGGGGCCATGAAGGTCATAGAGGCCTACCATGCTAACGACAAAGGCAAactaaatgaaattgaatacaAGGACATAAGAAGAGCAGTTCGTCTCCTGCAAGCTTATGAGGTCATGTTCTGGGACAGCGTGTATGACTCTTCCACTTGA
- the LOC140948340 gene encoding alpha-1A adrenergic receptor-like: MTKNSSHSSIAGLTDVEAIFLASVNVVFSLIGIFGNLLVLFVVVRHRYMHTVTNMFIASLAIADLLVCFVAQPMYAIYLYGLPSNNIYSNVRKTFSFVSLLASISNLGAVTMDRYIAIVWPMSYELRVTCKRAAILLCVIWVLSLLLGTPAGILPSLQRIIVYYVLALVIFIVPIYVRIYLVARRQARLIARQVGHLDRSSRSRVGKENVAAKTIGNVLTAFIICWLPLIVMPIVFRYIDRGLKVLKILKWVQTIALCSSALNPVIYSLKTQIFKKDLRKIGRAIFRRRAWEEKPEIV; the protein is encoded by the coding sequence ATGACGAAGAATAGCTCTCACAGCTCGATCGCAGGGCTCACAGATGTGGAGGCAATCTTCCTTGCGTCTGTTAACGTTGTTTTCAGCCTCATTGGCATCTTCGGAAACTTGTTGGTCCTCTTTGTGGTCGTTCGTCACCGATACATGCACACAGTAACAAATATGTTTATCGCCAGCCTGGCGATTGCTGATCTCTTGGTCTGTTTTGTGGCGCAACCGATGTACGCCATATATCTTTATGGATTACCCTCGAACAATATTTACAGTAACGTTCGAAAGACGTTCTCCTTCGTTTCCTTGCTTGCATCGATCAGCAACCTGGGGGCCGTGACCATGGACCGTTACATAGCCATCGTATGGCCTATGTCGTACGAGCTGAGGGTGACATGCAAGAGGGCGGCCATTCTGCTGTGTGTCATCTGGGTGCTATCGTTACTGCTTGGTACACCTGCAGGGATTCTTCCATCACTACAACGTATTATAGTGTACTACGTTCTTGCTCTTGTGATTTTTATCGTCCCGATTTATGTCCGAATCTACCTTGTCGCCCGCCGGCAGGCTCGTCTGATTGCCCGACAAGTGGGTCATTTGGACCGAAGCTCACGCAGCAGAGTCGGCAAAGAGAACGTCGCTGCTAAGACCATTGGAAATGTCTTGACAGCGTTTATCATTTGCTGGCTTCCTCTCATAGTCATGCCGATTGTTTTCCGCTACATCGATCGCGGCCTGaaagttttaaagattttgaaATGGGTACAGACAATCGCTCTGTGTTCTTCCGCACTAAATCCTGTAATATACAGCCTCAAAACGCAAATTTTTAAGAAGGATTTGCGAAAAATTGGCCGCGCCATATTTCGACGCCGCGCTTGGGAAGAAAAGCCAGAGATTGTTTGA